One Cohnella candidum genomic region harbors:
- a CDS encoding chemotaxis protein CheW, with amino-acid sequence MAEELKVIVFTLAHEEYGIEVDKVKTIERMSPITRVPKTPPFVKGVINLRGVVIPVIDLRGRFGLPETEPTDNSRIIIVAADELEVGFIVDSANDVLDVMSDTIETPPEVVGGVKAKYLSGVAKVGENRLLILLHLAEVLNRSEIIQLERVGSES; translated from the coding sequence ATGGCAGAAGAGCTGAAAGTCATTGTCTTTACGTTGGCGCACGAAGAATACGGCATTGAGGTCGACAAGGTCAAAACGATCGAACGGATGTCCCCGATCACCCGGGTTCCGAAAACCCCGCCTTTCGTCAAAGGGGTCATCAACCTGAGAGGCGTCGTCATTCCGGTCATCGACCTTCGCGGGCGGTTCGGCCTTCCCGAGACGGAGCCGACCGACAATTCCCGGATCATCATCGTTGCGGCGGACGAGCTTGAGGTCGGCTTCATCGTGGATTCCGCGAACGACGTTCTCGACGTCATGAGCGACACGATCGAAACCCCTCCGGAAGTCGTCGGCGGCGTGAAAGCCAAATATTTGAGCGGCGTCGCCAAAGTCGGCGAGAACCGCCTGCTCATTTTGCTGCACTTGGCGGAAGTGCTGAATCGTTCCGAGATCATCCAGCTGGAACGCGTCGGGAGCGAATCGTGA
- a CDS encoding chemotaxis protein CheD — translation MTESTIVKVGMADLNVASGGAVLKTTGLGSCVGVTLFDPAVKAAGMAHIMLPSSEIAREGQLNIAKYADTALPELIRRMKSIGADPKRLVAKMAGGAQMFAFAGGSDSMRIGPRNVESTKLALESFGIPLLAEDTGANYGRTVEIDSGTGIFTIRSVQFGVKEI, via the coding sequence ATGACCGAATCCACGATCGTCAAAGTCGGAATGGCAGATTTGAACGTCGCAAGCGGCGGAGCGGTGCTGAAAACGACGGGGCTCGGTTCATGCGTCGGCGTCACGCTCTTCGATCCCGCCGTGAAAGCGGCCGGGATGGCCCACATCATGCTGCCTTCGTCCGAAATCGCCCGCGAAGGGCAGCTCAACATCGCGAAATACGCGGATACGGCGCTTCCGGAGCTGATCCGCCGCATGAAGTCCATCGGAGCCGATCCGAAGCGTTTGGTCGCCAAAATGGCGGGAGGGGCCCAAATGTTCGCCTTTGCCGGCGGCAGCGATTCGATGAGGATCGGCCCCCGCAACGTCGAATCGACCAAGCTCGCTTTGGAATCGTTCGGTATCCCGCTTCTCGCCGAGGATACCGGCGCGAATTACGGCCGGACGGTGGAAATCGACAGCGGAACCGGTATCTTCACCATCCGGAGCGTCCAGTTCGGAGTAAAGGAGATTTAG
- a CDS encoding FliA/WhiG family RNA polymerase sigma factor has translation MVDQPRSRLSHQDLWMRWKEAGDPDARKLLIEHYLPLVEYVSSRMAASLPKNVTKDDLASHGVMGLIDAIEKFDYRRGLQFETYASWRIRGAIIDGLRHGDWVPRSVRDKAKKMEDAYAVLEQRHLRSATDEEVCGYLNITEKEFQQMLQEVAVAAVCSLEDPIREEESETRLSLLVDDKALNPESKVHETYLKETLMQGLERLTEKERTVVSLFYYEDLSLSEIAEVMSLSPSRISQLHSKAILRLRGALAKQKEQLLHNG, from the coding sequence ATGGTCGATCAACCCCGATCCAGGTTATCCCACCAAGATTTGTGGATGCGCTGGAAAGAAGCAGGCGATCCGGACGCCAGAAAGCTGCTGATCGAGCATTATTTGCCGTTAGTGGAGTATGTTTCGAGCCGAATGGCCGCGTCTTTGCCCAAAAACGTAACCAAAGACGATTTGGCCAGCCATGGCGTCATGGGGCTTATCGACGCCATCGAGAAATTCGACTATCGGCGAGGGTTGCAATTCGAAACCTACGCCTCTTGGCGCATTCGCGGCGCGATCATCGACGGGCTGCGCCATGGGGACTGGGTTCCTCGATCGGTTCGTGACAAAGCGAAAAAAATGGAAGACGCATACGCCGTCCTGGAACAGCGGCATCTCCGCTCGGCGACGGACGAGGAAGTGTGCGGCTACCTGAACATAACCGAGAAAGAGTTTCAGCAAATGCTGCAGGAAGTGGCGGTCGCGGCGGTGTGCTCCCTGGAGGATCCGATCCGGGAAGAAGAGTCCGAGACCCGATTGTCGCTGCTCGTTGACGATAAGGCGCTGAATCCGGAATCCAAAGTCCATGAGACGTACTTGAAAGAGACGCTCATGCAGGGTTTGGAACGATTGACGGAAAAAGAACGCACGGTCGTCTCCTTGTTTTACTACGAGGACCTTTCGTTAAGCGAAATCGCCGAGGTGATGTCCCTGTCGCCCTCCCGGATCTCCCAGCTTCATTCGAAAGCGATTTTGAGGCTCCGGGGCGCGCTCGCCAAACAAAAGGAACAACTGCTGCACAACGGATGA
- a CDS encoding DUF342 domain-containing protein gives MLLAGHESTQLQDLLQVTVSEDKMYAYLIFRRVEGEVRLTVRDLEDYLASQGVKFGLQQDLLYLISQRPQDFFFNQNAVAVGTPPTNGLDGSIRLLYDLEDLKNNRPSEREDGSVDFKQVSQLANVKAGQLIAERVPPVPGKPGKAVTGEDVSCKEGKEVNFKIGKNVVVNPEKTAMYAAIDGLVTKTEKEKLNVFPVYEVNGDVDYNIGNIDFVGTVVIRGNILTGFRVKASGDIRVTGGVEGAEVESEGSIDISGGIIGSNKGYVKAGRNVKCSFILEGNVHAGEDILVSQSIMHSNVRAGRNVDCVGTKGLLVGGIVQAGEKVTARVIGNTMSTATSVEVGVRPELRQELLDLRQQLRGLSENLDKTEKALSLLDQMAAVGQLAPDKLALRVKLTATKKQAVEEMQTAKERVLEIEKTLEDATSSRVDVTHTIYGGTKIVVGRYTRFVKDSVQRVSFRFMDGDIAMVPFN, from the coding sequence CTGCTCTTGGCTGGCCATGAATCGACGCAACTCCAAGACTTGCTTCAGGTAACGGTTTCCGAGGATAAAATGTACGCCTATTTGATCTTCCGCAGAGTGGAAGGCGAAGTCAGGCTGACGGTGCGGGATTTGGAGGACTACCTCGCTTCCCAGGGAGTCAAGTTCGGGCTGCAGCAGGATCTGCTTTATTTGATCTCGCAACGGCCGCAAGACTTCTTTTTCAACCAGAACGCCGTCGCCGTCGGCACGCCCCCCACGAACGGGTTGGACGGCAGCATTCGCCTCCTGTACGATCTGGAAGATCTCAAAAACAACCGTCCGTCCGAACGCGAGGATGGCAGCGTCGACTTCAAGCAGGTAAGCCAGTTGGCCAACGTCAAAGCCGGGCAGCTGATCGCGGAACGCGTTCCCCCCGTTCCCGGAAAACCGGGAAAAGCGGTAACCGGGGAAGACGTGTCTTGCAAGGAAGGCAAGGAAGTGAATTTCAAAATCGGGAAAAACGTCGTCGTCAATCCCGAAAAAACCGCGATGTACGCGGCGATCGACGGTCTCGTCACCAAAACGGAGAAGGAAAAGCTCAACGTCTTCCCGGTCTACGAAGTGAACGGGGACGTCGACTACAATATCGGCAACATCGATTTCGTCGGTACGGTCGTCATCCGCGGCAACATCTTGACCGGATTCCGGGTCAAAGCTTCCGGCGACATCCGGGTGACCGGCGGCGTCGAAGGCGCGGAAGTCGAATCGGAAGGCTCCATCGACATTTCCGGAGGCATCATCGGCAGCAACAAGGGTTACGTGAAAGCCGGCCGCAACGTGAAATGCTCGTTCATCTTGGAAGGCAACGTCCACGCGGGCGAAGACATTTTAGTGAGCCAGAGCATCATGCACTCCAACGTCCGCGCCGGCCGCAACGTCGACTGCGTCGGCACGAAAGGCCTGCTTGTCGGGGGCATCGTCCAGGCGGGGGAGAAAGTGACGGCCCGGGTCATCGGCAACACGATGTCGACCGCTACATCCGTCGAAGTGGGCGTACGGCCGGAGCTTCGCCAAGAACTGCTGGATTTGCGCCAGCAGCTCCGCGGGCTGTCGGAGAATCTGGACAAAACGGAGAAAGCGCTCAGCCTTCTTGACCAGATGGCCGCCGTCGGCCAATTGGCTCCTGATAAGCTGGCGCTTCGCGTCAAATTGACCGCCACCAAGAAACAAGCGGTAGAAGAGATGCAAACGGCCAAAGAACGGGTACTGGAAATCGAGAAAACGCTGGAAGACGCGACCTCATCCCGGGTCGACGTCACCCACACGATTTACGGCGGCACCAAAATCGTCGTCGGACGGTACACCCGGTTCGTGAAGGACAGCGTGCAGCGCGTGTCGTTCCGCTTCATGGACGGGGACATCGCGATGGTGCCGTTCAACTGA
- a CDS encoding chemotaxis protein CheC yields MDVLREVGNIGAGNAATAMSRLLNKPVDMAVPTVSLLPFEEISERVGGSEAIVVAIFLRVDGDAPGNMFFIISKDSARRILQGLLSFEAGEEDEYTEMELSALCEIGNILAGSYLSSLGDLTGLYMSPSVPSIAVDMAGAILSYGLLQFGTMGDDALLIDTTFLEGNQEAEGHFFLIPDPESFEKLFRSLGVPVE; encoded by the coding sequence ATGGACGTGCTCCGCGAAGTCGGCAACATCGGGGCGGGCAATGCGGCGACGGCCATGTCCCGGCTGCTTAACAAACCCGTGGACATGGCGGTTCCGACGGTCAGCCTGCTTCCGTTCGAGGAAATCTCGGAGCGCGTCGGCGGCTCGGAAGCCATCGTGGTGGCGATTTTCCTCCGGGTGGACGGAGACGCTCCGGGGAACATGTTCTTCATCATTTCGAAGGATTCGGCCCGCCGCATCCTACAGGGCTTGCTTTCGTTCGAAGCCGGAGAAGAAGACGAATACACAGAGATGGAGCTTTCCGCGCTCTGCGAAATCGGCAACATTCTGGCCGGTTCGTACTTGTCTTCGCTCGGCGATTTGACGGGGCTTTACATGTCGCCGTCGGTGCCTTCCATCGCCGTCGACATGGCCGGGGCGATTCTGAGTTACGGTTTGCTCCAATTCGGAACGATGGGCGACGACGCGCTGCTCATCGATACGACGTTCCTGGAGGGCAATCAAGAGGCGGAAGGCCACTTCTTCCTCATTCCGGATCCGGAGTCTTTCGAAAAGCTGTTCCGGTCGCTTGGGGTGCCGGTGGAATGA